Proteins encoded together in one Vitis vinifera cultivar Pinot Noir 40024 chromosome 4, ASM3070453v1 window:
- the LOC100262865 gene encoding protein RRC1 isoform X1: MSSFSITRKKTPFQKHREEEEAKKKRAEDETARLYAEFVESFQGDNAPGSKTFVRGGTINPNERVKTESEGEKSKDGVSVPKKGSRYVPSFIPPPLAAKGKEPDKKKEEEKPKEREKGKSRNIDHFMEELKHEQEMRERRNQERDQWRDGRHNDSSALPSRFDELPDDFDPSGKLPGSFDDGDPQTTNLYVGNLSPQVDENFLLRTFGRFGPIASVKIMWPRTEEERRRQRNCGFVAFMNRADGQAAKDEMQGVVVYEYELKIGWGKSVSLPSQALPAPPPGHMAIRSKEGATVILSGPSGPPVTSVPNQNSELVLTPNVPDIMVSPPEDDHLHHVIDTMALYVLDGGCAFEQAIMERGRGNPLFNFLFELGSKEHTYYVWRLYSFAQGDTLQRWRTEPFIMITGSGRWMPPPLPTVRSPEHEKESGTTFAAGRSRRVELERTLTDPQRDEFEDMLRALTLERSQIKEAMGFALDNADAAGEIVEVLTESLTLKETPIPTKVARLMLVSDVLHNSSAPVKNASAYRTKFEATLPDIMESFNDLYRSVTGRITAEALKERVMKVLQVWADWFLFSDAYVNGLRATFLRSGNSGVTPFHSICGDAPEIEKKTSSEDTGEGGKSNQDAALAMGKGAAMKELLSLPIAELERRCRHNGLSLVGGREIMVARLLSLEEAEKQRGYDLDDDLKYAQSHSNSGRYPSSRKEIGVETESVGLSGWNRYGEDEIQSQGKGSVPLAPTIPIPQPELKAFTNKGKTDPVLPASKWAREDDDSDDEQKRSARGLGLSYSSSGSENAGDGPSKADEMEFATESSIPSQPDSGMMNEEHRQKLRRLEVALIEYRESLEERGIKSSEEIERKVAIHRKRLQSEYGLSDSNEDVSWNKRSSAERRDRRDDSRETTRKRHRSRSQSEDGDRERHRDRSHDPESEKGRDRERDREKSGSREREDHDRDRGRERERDRRRRVK; this comes from the exons ATGAGTTCCTTTTCCATCACACGAAAAAAGACGCCTTTCCAGAAGCACAGAGAGGAGGAAGAGGCAAAGAAAAAA AGAGCTGAGGATGAAACTGCTCGATTATATGCCGAATTCGTGGAGTCATTTCAAGGGGATAATGCGCCAGGGTCAAAGACTTTTGTTCGAGGGGGGACAATCAATCCTAATGAGAGAGTGAAGACAGAGTCTGAAG GTGAAAAGTCGAAAGATGGGGTATCTGTTCCAAAGAAGGGAAGTAG GTATGTTCCATCTTTCATACCACCTCCTTTGGCAGCCAAGGGAAAAGAACCTGATAAGAAG AAGGAGGAGGAGAAGCcgaaggagagagagaaggggaaGTCACGCAACATAGATCATTTTATGGAGGAGCTGAAGCATGAGCAAGAGATGAGGGAGAGACGAAATCAAGAACGGGATCAATGGCGTGATGGACGCCATAATGATAGTTCTGCT CTGCCTAGCAGATTTGATGAGCTGCCTGATGACTTTGATCCGAGTGGAAAGCTTCCTGGATCATTTGATGATGGTGATCCACAAACTACTAATCTCTATGTTGGAAATCTCTCACCACAG gtgGATGAGAATTTCCTTTTGCGTACTTTTGGAAGATTTGGTCCTATCGCTAGTGTGAAAATAATGTGGCCTAGGACAGAAGAGGAACGGAGGCGACAAAGAAATTGTGGCTTTGTTGCTTTCATGAACAGAGCTGACGGTCAGGCTGCTAAGGACGAAATGcaag GGGTAGTTGTTTATGAGTATGAGTTGAAGATTGGATGGGGTAAGTCTGTTTCTCTTCCATCACAAGCACTACCTGCTCCCCCACCAGGTCACATGGCCATCAGGAGTAAGGAG GGAGCCACAGTAATCTTGTCTGGTCCATCAGGTCCACCAGTCACTTCTGTTCCAAATCAAAATTCTGAGCTG GTTCTCACTCCAAATGTCCCTGATATAATGGTTTCTCCTCCTGAGGATGATCATCTCCATCATGTGATCGACACAATGGCTCTATACGTTCTGGATGGAGGATGTGCTTTTGAACAAGCCATAATGGAGAGAGGTCGAGGAAATCCTCTTTTTAACTTCTTGTTTGAGCTTGGATCGAAGGAACACACTTACTATGTTTGGAGGCTCTATTCATTTGCTCAG GGTGATACTCTTCAAAGGTGGAGAACTGAGCCTTTCATCATGATAACTGGCAGTGGAAG ATGGATGCCACCCCCTCTTCCTACGGTCAGAAGCCCAGAGCATGAGAAGGAGTCTGGTACCACATTTGCAGCAGGAAGAAGCAGG CGTGTGGAGCTGGAACGGACATTGACTGATCCACAGAGGGATGAATTTGAGGATATGTTGCGTGCTTTGACATTAGAAAGGAGTCAGATAAAGGAAGCTATGGGTTTTGCTTTAGATAATGCTGATGCAGCTGGAGAG ATAGTTGAGGTTCTCACAGAATCTTTAACACTTAAAGAAACACCTATACCAACTAAAGTTGCAAGGCTCATGCTTGTCTCTGATGTTCTTCACAATAGCAGTGCTCCAGTAAAGAATGCATCTGCATACCGTACCAAATTTGAAGCAACCTTACCTGACATAATGGAGAGCTTTAATGACTTGTATCGTAGTGTAACGGGAAGGATTACTGCTGAGGCCCTTAAG GAACGAGTTATGAAGGTTCTTCAAGTCTGGGCAGACTGGTTCCTATTTTCAGATGCATATGTCAATGGATTGCGGGCTACTTTTCTTCGATCTGGGAACTCTGGAGTGACACCTTTTCATTCTATATGTGGTGATGCACcagaaatagaaaagaaaactaGCTCGGAAGATACTGGTGAAGGAGGCAAGTCCAATCAAGATGCTGCGCTAGCAATGGGCAAAGGAGCAGCAATGAAGGAACTATTGAGCCTTCCAATTGCTGAATTGGAAAGACGTTGCAGGCATAATGGGTTATCTCTTGTTGGTGGTAGAGAAATAATGGTTGCAAGATTGCTTAGTCTAGAAGAGGCTGAAAAACAAAGGGGATATGATTTAGATGATGATTTGAAATATGCACAGAGCCATTCAAACTCAGGTAGATACCCAAGTAGCAGGAAGGAAATTGGTGTTGAAACAGAGTCTGTTGGATTATCGGGATGGAATCGTTATGGTGAAGATGAGATACAGTCACAAGGAAAAGGGTCTGTACCTTTGGCCCCGACAATTCCCATACCACAGCCTGAGCTCAAAGCCTTTACAAATAAAGGGAAAACTGATCCTGTTTTGCCTGCCTCTAAGTGGGCCCGAGAGGATGATGACAGTGATGATGAACAAAAGAGAAGTGCTAGGGGTCTGGGGTTAAGCTACTCTTCTTCTGGAAGCGAGAATGCAGGTGATGGTCCTAGCAAGGCTGATGAGATGGAATTTGCAACTGAATCAAGCATCCCCTCTCAACCAGACAGTGGAATGATGAATGAAGAGCATAG ACAAAAGTTGAGGCGTCTAGAGGTTGCTTTAATAGAATACCGTGAGTCTCTTGAAGAACGGGGGATCAAAAGCTCTGAGGAAATCGAGAGAAAAGTTGCAATCCATCGGAAACGGCTACAGTCCGAATATGGATTATCAGATAGTAATGAAGATGTCTCATGGAATA AGCGGTCATCTGCAGAGAGAAGGGACAGACGAGATGATTCTCGCGAGACTACAAGAAAGCGCCACCGCAGCCGGAGTCAAAGTGAGGATGGGGACCGGGAGAGGCACCGTGATAGATCTCATGATCCAGAAAGCGAAAAGGGAAGGGATCGAGAACGTGATCGTGAGAAGAGTGGAAGCAGAGAGAGGGAAGATCATGACAGGGATAgaggtagagagagagagagggatagGAGAAGACGGGTGAAATGA
- the LOC100262865 gene encoding protein RRC1 isoform X2: MSSFSITRKKTPFQKHREEEEAKKKRAEDETARLYAEFVESFQGDNAPGSKTFVRGGTINPNERVKTESEGEKSKDGVSVPKKGSRYVPSFIPPPLAAKGKEPDKKKEEEKPKEREKGKSRNIDHFMEELKHEQEMRERRNQERDQWRDGRHNDSSALPSRFDELPDDFDPSGKLPGSFDDGDPQTTNLYVGNLSPQVDENFLLRTFGRFGPIASVKIMWPRTEEERRRQRNCGFVAFMNRADGQAAKDEMQGVVVYEYELKIGWGKSVSLPSQALPAPPPGHMAIRSKEGATVILSGPSGPPVTSVPNQNSELVLTPNVPDIMVSPPEDDHLHHVIDTMALYVLDGGCAFEQAIMERGRGNPLFNFLFELGSKEHTYYVWRLYSFAQGDTLQRWRTEPFIMITGSGRWMPPPLPTVRSPEHEKESGTTFAAGRSRRVELERTLTDPQRDEFEDMLRALTLERSQIKEAMGFALDNADAAGEIVEVLTESLTLKETPIPTKVARLMLVSDVLHNSSAPVKNASAYRTKFEATLPDIMESFNDLYRSVTGRITAEALKERVMKVLQVWADWFLFSDAYVNGLRATFLRSGNSGVTPFHSICGDAPEIEKKTSSEDTGEGGKSNQDAALAMGKGAAMKELLSLPIAELERRCRHNGLSLVGGREIMVARLLSLEEAEKQRGYDLDDDLKYAQSHSNSGRYPSSRKEIGVETESVGLSGWNRYGEDEIQSQGKGSVPLAPTIPIPQPELKAFTNKGKTDPVLPASKWAREDDDSDDEQKRSARGLGLSYSSSGSENAGDGPSKADEMEFATESSIPSQPDSGMMNEEHRQKLRRLEVALIEYRESLEERGIKSSEEIERKVAIHRKRLQSEYGLSDSNEDVSWNKRRDRRDDSRETTRKRHRSRSQSEDGDRERHRDRSHDPESEKGRDRERDREKSGSREREDHDRDRGRERERDRRRRVK, from the exons ATGAGTTCCTTTTCCATCACACGAAAAAAGACGCCTTTCCAGAAGCACAGAGAGGAGGAAGAGGCAAAGAAAAAA AGAGCTGAGGATGAAACTGCTCGATTATATGCCGAATTCGTGGAGTCATTTCAAGGGGATAATGCGCCAGGGTCAAAGACTTTTGTTCGAGGGGGGACAATCAATCCTAATGAGAGAGTGAAGACAGAGTCTGAAG GTGAAAAGTCGAAAGATGGGGTATCTGTTCCAAAGAAGGGAAGTAG GTATGTTCCATCTTTCATACCACCTCCTTTGGCAGCCAAGGGAAAAGAACCTGATAAGAAG AAGGAGGAGGAGAAGCcgaaggagagagagaaggggaaGTCACGCAACATAGATCATTTTATGGAGGAGCTGAAGCATGAGCAAGAGATGAGGGAGAGACGAAATCAAGAACGGGATCAATGGCGTGATGGACGCCATAATGATAGTTCTGCT CTGCCTAGCAGATTTGATGAGCTGCCTGATGACTTTGATCCGAGTGGAAAGCTTCCTGGATCATTTGATGATGGTGATCCACAAACTACTAATCTCTATGTTGGAAATCTCTCACCACAG gtgGATGAGAATTTCCTTTTGCGTACTTTTGGAAGATTTGGTCCTATCGCTAGTGTGAAAATAATGTGGCCTAGGACAGAAGAGGAACGGAGGCGACAAAGAAATTGTGGCTTTGTTGCTTTCATGAACAGAGCTGACGGTCAGGCTGCTAAGGACGAAATGcaag GGGTAGTTGTTTATGAGTATGAGTTGAAGATTGGATGGGGTAAGTCTGTTTCTCTTCCATCACAAGCACTACCTGCTCCCCCACCAGGTCACATGGCCATCAGGAGTAAGGAG GGAGCCACAGTAATCTTGTCTGGTCCATCAGGTCCACCAGTCACTTCTGTTCCAAATCAAAATTCTGAGCTG GTTCTCACTCCAAATGTCCCTGATATAATGGTTTCTCCTCCTGAGGATGATCATCTCCATCATGTGATCGACACAATGGCTCTATACGTTCTGGATGGAGGATGTGCTTTTGAACAAGCCATAATGGAGAGAGGTCGAGGAAATCCTCTTTTTAACTTCTTGTTTGAGCTTGGATCGAAGGAACACACTTACTATGTTTGGAGGCTCTATTCATTTGCTCAG GGTGATACTCTTCAAAGGTGGAGAACTGAGCCTTTCATCATGATAACTGGCAGTGGAAG ATGGATGCCACCCCCTCTTCCTACGGTCAGAAGCCCAGAGCATGAGAAGGAGTCTGGTACCACATTTGCAGCAGGAAGAAGCAGG CGTGTGGAGCTGGAACGGACATTGACTGATCCACAGAGGGATGAATTTGAGGATATGTTGCGTGCTTTGACATTAGAAAGGAGTCAGATAAAGGAAGCTATGGGTTTTGCTTTAGATAATGCTGATGCAGCTGGAGAG ATAGTTGAGGTTCTCACAGAATCTTTAACACTTAAAGAAACACCTATACCAACTAAAGTTGCAAGGCTCATGCTTGTCTCTGATGTTCTTCACAATAGCAGTGCTCCAGTAAAGAATGCATCTGCATACCGTACCAAATTTGAAGCAACCTTACCTGACATAATGGAGAGCTTTAATGACTTGTATCGTAGTGTAACGGGAAGGATTACTGCTGAGGCCCTTAAG GAACGAGTTATGAAGGTTCTTCAAGTCTGGGCAGACTGGTTCCTATTTTCAGATGCATATGTCAATGGATTGCGGGCTACTTTTCTTCGATCTGGGAACTCTGGAGTGACACCTTTTCATTCTATATGTGGTGATGCACcagaaatagaaaagaaaactaGCTCGGAAGATACTGGTGAAGGAGGCAAGTCCAATCAAGATGCTGCGCTAGCAATGGGCAAAGGAGCAGCAATGAAGGAACTATTGAGCCTTCCAATTGCTGAATTGGAAAGACGTTGCAGGCATAATGGGTTATCTCTTGTTGGTGGTAGAGAAATAATGGTTGCAAGATTGCTTAGTCTAGAAGAGGCTGAAAAACAAAGGGGATATGATTTAGATGATGATTTGAAATATGCACAGAGCCATTCAAACTCAGGTAGATACCCAAGTAGCAGGAAGGAAATTGGTGTTGAAACAGAGTCTGTTGGATTATCGGGATGGAATCGTTATGGTGAAGATGAGATACAGTCACAAGGAAAAGGGTCTGTACCTTTGGCCCCGACAATTCCCATACCACAGCCTGAGCTCAAAGCCTTTACAAATAAAGGGAAAACTGATCCTGTTTTGCCTGCCTCTAAGTGGGCCCGAGAGGATGATGACAGTGATGATGAACAAAAGAGAAGTGCTAGGGGTCTGGGGTTAAGCTACTCTTCTTCTGGAAGCGAGAATGCAGGTGATGGTCCTAGCAAGGCTGATGAGATGGAATTTGCAACTGAATCAAGCATCCCCTCTCAACCAGACAGTGGAATGATGAATGAAGAGCATAG ACAAAAGTTGAGGCGTCTAGAGGTTGCTTTAATAGAATACCGTGAGTCTCTTGAAGAACGGGGGATCAAAAGCTCTGAGGAAATCGAGAGAAAAGTTGCAATCCATCGGAAACGGCTACAGTCCGAATATGGATTATCAGATAGTAATGAAGATGTCTCATGGAATA AGAGAAGGGACAGACGAGATGATTCTCGCGAGACTACAAGAAAGCGCCACCGCAGCCGGAGTCAAAGTGAGGATGGGGACCGGGAGAGGCACCGTGATAGATCTCATGATCCAGAAAGCGAAAAGGGAAGGGATCGAGAACGTGATCGTGAGAAGAGTGGAAGCAGAGAGAGGGAAGATCATGACAGGGATAgaggtagagagagagagagggatagGAGAAGACGGGTGAAATGA